In Ptiloglossa arizonensis isolate GNS036 chromosome 6, iyPtiAriz1_principal, whole genome shotgun sequence, the DNA window ACAATGTTTGTTTACCAACGCGCAAGATTGTTCGTCGAATCAACCGATGATCTTTTCTGTTTACAAGGTATAATTAACGTTCTCACGACAACACCATTATGGGTGGTGAATACGAGATTGAAGATGAGGGGCATCGGTCAAACGTCAGAGAGGAACAACAACGAGTACAACACGTTGTACGGTACGTGGTCGATTTCGAAtatgtgaaaaataaaacgcgtCACGCACGTTATCGGAAGATCAAATGAATCAACATCTCATTAGAATCGACTTATTTATAGCGTTAATTATCATATCTCGCCAGGAAGTTTTGTCGAGTAACCAAACAAAACGTAGCGTAAACTTCGAAGGCCGACTTAATGGACGTTAAGTTTCGTATATAAAAATACAGATGCGCTACGCGTCGTTTACGATTCTTTTAAATCGCGGCCTTTGCCAGTGCCGATAAACACGAGGCTGGAACTTCTTTGATGAAATTCCACTTCTCGTATTTTACACTTTGCAAACGTAAACGGTAAATTATTCCGTTCCACGCGTAGCCGAGAGTTTTCCCTCGTCTTGACGCGCGGCGCAACGATGTTAAGTACACACCGTCCTCCTTTTAAAATCACGTACCATCACGAAACTCCCGTGGTCTTTTATCACAGACGGCCTCATTCACATATGGAAATACGAAGGTCTGAGAAGCCTTTGGGCGGGCACCTTGCCGAGTTTGATGCTCGTCATGAACCCGGCCATTCAGTTCATGACTTATGAGAGCATTAAGAGGCGAATTACCACGTCTCTGCACGATTCGCAACCTCCTGCATGGATATTCTTCGCTATCGGCGCCATAGCGAAGACGATTGCCACCGCGCTGACTTATCCGTTGCAATTGGTTCAGACGAAACTCAGAGTATGTATTTTGGAATACTCGACGGTGTTCTTTTCCCTCTAATACGTGCAAGAATTATCTATAATTATTCGATACCTTTTATTATTTCCAGCACGGTCACAAATATCCAAATCTTCCGCCAAACGCTGGCACATTGCAGATTCTCGTTTATATGATGAAGTGAGTATACCGTTACGATGAAACGTAATACCGATGGAAGTTTCTAATGAATTGTTCTTGTTCGCAGAAAACAAGGGATGGCAGGATTGTACAAGGGAATGGAAGCCAAGCTACTGCAAACCGTTTTAACAGCGGCCCTCATGTTCTTGACTTACGAAAAGATTTCAAGATTCGTTTTCCGTATCCTCTTGCACAGACCGATCTTGAGATAATAATTTCACATGCTCCGAACAGTATTATACGATTATTAGATCCTCCTGTTAAAGTACTGTTTTTTGCTATAGAATCGTGATACGTAATGACGTGTGGCTTATACGCGTCGTGAGGCAACGTTTTCATCCAATgtaacgaaacgattaattaaacgACAAGTAAATGTACTACTACGTCACTGTTTAAACTTcttcaaattaaatttatcgttGACTCTTCGTTGTTGTATCTTTACACGATGGATTATTCGGTAGCCAGCGATCTACGTGCGATCGCGGCGGCGTTGATATCTCAACGATAAAAATCATTTGTTTCGTTGAAAGTGTTCACGGCGAGGAACAAAATAGTTCTGCGTGTGTTTCCGTGCGTTCGGAAAATGTGAGGTAAATCAACGGAAATACTGGCGAACTTCAGGAAAACGAATTTCCAATTCCAGTCGCATTTCCGTCGCAAAAGTAAACGCAAGGCATCGTCTCCAGCGCAGACGCGAAAAACGACCTCGAAATGGAACGATAAACTGGTCGCGCGCGTAACCTCTGTCGACCAGCATAGCTTGACGTCGAAGAAGATCGAGTCCAAATCCTCGAAGGCATTTCTAAAGCTCTGGAACAAATTGAAGCCACGCAAAAACACGAAGAACCGGCTAGAACCCGATACGCGCAAGTCGGTGGCTTCCGTGTAGGTTTCGTTATGCAAATCAATCCTGCACGATATTAAAGTAAATTATATTTCGCAAATGTAAAAATCTTTCCGTGTGTCTTggcatgttattcgttacgttACGCAATGTTTCCGACGAATTGAATTATCAAGACTCCGAGAGGTAACACTTTTCAGCCCGGCACCGATTTAAAAACACAAACGTTgttgaacaattttgaaaactAAGTTGAAATTTTGCAGACGTATCACAGGTGTCCCGATATTAACTATACAACGAAGAAACCGTTGATTCTGGATACAAAAATAAGCCGAGGAATatcaaatgaaatttgtttaccTTTATTATTCTCCGAGTATGCGTACACTTACATAACTAAGTGAATATATCTCGATAGTTAAACATAGTTATCGTTCACCTTGTAGTAAAATTTGCATTGTACTTAAAGAACGATTTCACGGTAATCCATCCAAGTAGATAATTCTTGCACAGTAAACAATAATGATTACCATTGGTGATTTCGATGTCCTCGTAACGGACATTCCTCCATTGCCGGGCTCGAAGTGTTGCGTGCAACGTTAGcatcgttcgttgaaacgataAATCGACTAGCAGTAGGCTCGGGTTCAGGTTCGACTTATTGTAAAATGTTGGAATACATACAGATGGAACACTAGCCATGCCGAAGTTACGATGAGCGCAAGATCGCAACGTGTGGTCCGCGAAACGTCGGCGACAAAAAAACATGTCACGCCGCGCGTCACCAGGAGAAAGACCGAACCGAAACCACCGAAAGTTTACGACTATGACGTTGCCATTAGTAAGCCCGACATACCGAATTTCTTAGGATCTAAGGGGAACGGTCGCAAGCTGACGGTTAGTGGAGTTCCGCTTAGAAAGAGAGCCCTAAAGACTCGCATAAGAAGTCGAATTATGTCAAGGAAGAATTTTCAGAACAGATCACAGACACTCGGGACGAAATCATACGGCCGAAGGAACGCGAAGACACGTTCTACGAGCATCAAGAAATCGAATTATGCGAGAAACGCGACGCCATCATCGGGTGTCTCGGACGAAGAGAAAGACATCGGTGACAAAGAGAACGTTATCGGCAATGGTGCAGTCGATGGTgaacatttatcgaattcgCCGAAGgtacgcttctttttttttcttctcacagAGATCAGAGATCGAAACGGTTACGGTTTGGGTCCcgttgaaaattattgaaatggaATTTGGAATTGAAAAGGTTCTCGCATTGGACGAGTTCCGGTGAGAACAATAAAGGACAAATACCTTTGTTTTCTTTATATGAAGTTTCACGTCACATCGAACATCGAATCCTTAGCAACGATTTGTAGAAAACTATTATttacctattttttttttggttctaCCCCGTGGCTGAGATCTAACGAAGAATTTCTCGCGCGTAGAAAAATGCACCGACGGATGATGAAAATGACACGACGAGAAAAGCGATCGAGGACAAACATCGATCGACGGAGAAGAAACTGACCATTGAGAAATCGGAGTGCGAGAACACCGCTGCGAAGTCACCGGTTCTTGAAGTCAGAGGTAGCAGAATACCAAGAGCCAAGGTCGTGGCGTGTCCAGTTCACGAATTTCACACGGTAGTTAATCCGAATATCGAAGGAACTGTGAGGAAAGGCGctcgaattttcaaacgaatttaTCCAACAGGCCAAGAAGGTGACCATAAACGACAAAGTGAAGGACACCACGTGTGCAAAACGTTCGACGACAGCTCTCACTCCCGACAAGTTAGTTAAGAAAGTAACAACGAACGAGAGATGGATCTCGTTACAGAGACGCTTTCAACGATCTCGAAGGACGGAAAGAAATGTTGCAAAACGTTTATAATAAATCTGTGTACCGTGTCGAAGTAAATTGAACAAGATTCGACTAGGTAGAACATGATAAAGCTAAGATGTTCAACTTTGAACACCGATCGACTCGTTCGAAGAGATCGTTAATCGCTCGTGAACGAAGTTAAGAGCATTCGCTTCCAGTTAAACGAATTACACAGAATTACGATAAATCTACGGAACACGCTGTCCTTCGTTGTGGAAACGACGATAAACCGGTGGAAACCATtcggttctttcgtcgattccgCATCGATGGCGTCTTTGTTCGTTCTAATCACCGAGTAACGA includes these proteins:
- the Pmp34 gene encoding peroxisomal Membrane Protein 34, which translates into the protein MGGGGHSRSIFTYETLVHAISGAAGSVVAMATFFPLDTVRGRLQLEDGRDSKNTLATICELTSKEGPYTLYRGMIPVLQSLCASNFVYFYTFHGLKMLRTRRNQTAGNDLLVASIAGIINVLTTTPLWVVNTRLKMRGIGQTSERNNNEYNTLYDGLIHIWKYEGLRSLWAGTLPSLMLVMNPAIQFMTYESIKRRITTSLHDSQPPAWIFFAIGAIAKTIATALTYPLQLVQTKLRHGHKYPNLPPNAGTLQILVYMMKKQGMAGLYKGMEAKLLQTVLTAALMFLTYEKISRFVFRILLHRPILR
- the LOC143148619 gene encoding uncharacterized protein LOC143148619 isoform X1; protein product: MSARSQRVVRETSATKKHVTPRVTRRKTEPKPPKVYDYDVAISKPDIPNFLGSKGNGRKLTVSGVPLRKRALKTRIRSRIMSRKNFQNRSQTLGTKSYGRRNAKTRSTSIKKSNYARNATPSSGVSDEEKDIGDKENVIGNGAVDGEHLSNSPKKNAPTDDENDTTRKAIEDKHRSTEKKLTIEKSECENTAAKSPVLEVRGSRIPRAKVVACPVHEFHTAKKVTINDKVKDTTCAKRSTTALTPDKVNWNEERTSESEMDLEIDEDQGSISSDESSPGIVDDSRVTPIVQNLKLNCPYKSSTEHELTTTNRQEDDSDLKSSSPDDCGKKKWLDRSLRRRKYVDTSSDDPHVSSDRNNARNQKRSRIRMKVKSPTILRSKTSSLVSASQKTSSRQRPNFSFFNTLFDIVFWPYLFIKAKR
- the LOC143148619 gene encoding uncharacterized protein LOC143148619 isoform X2, translating into MSARSQRVVRETSATKKHVTPRVTRRKTEPKPPKVYDYDVAISKPDIPNFLGSKGNGRKLTVSGVPLRKRALKTRIRSRIMSRKNFQNRSQTLGTKSYGRRNAKTRSTSIKKSNYARNATPSSGVSDEEKDIGDKENVIGNGAVDGEHLSNSPKKNAPTDDENDTTRKAIEDKHRSTEKKLTIEKSECENTAAKSPVLEVRGSRIPRAKVVACPVHEFHTAKKVTINDKVKDTTCAKRSTTALTPDKVNWNEERTSESEMDLEIDEDQGSISSDESSPGIVDDSRVTPIVQNLKLNCPYKSSTEHELTTTNRQEDDSDLKSSSPDDCGKKKWLESLRRRKYVDTSSDDPHVSSDRNNARNQKRSRIRMKVKSPTILRSKTSSLVSASQKTSSRQRPNFSFFNTLFDIVFWPYLFIKAKR
- the LOC143148619 gene encoding uncharacterized protein LOC143148619 isoform X3, translating into MSARSQRVVRETSATKKHVTPRVTRRKTEPKPPKVYDYDVAISKPDIPNFLGSKGNGRKLTVSGVPLRKRALKTRIRSRIMSRKNFQNRSQTLGTKSYGRRNAKTRSTSIKKSNYARNATPSSGVSDEEKDIGDKENVIGNGAVDGEHLSNSPKKNAPTDDENDTTRKAIEDKHRSTEKKLTIEKSECENTAAKSPVLEVRGSRIPRAKVVACPVHEFHTAKKVTINDKVKDTTCAKRSTTALTPDKVNWNEERTSESEMDLEIDEDQGSISSDESSPGIVDDSRVTPIVQNLKLNCPYKSSTEHELTTTNRQEDDSDLKSSSPDDCGKKKCRSLRRRKYVDTSSDDPHVSSDRNNARNQKRSRIRMKVKSPTILRSKTSSLVSASQKTSSRQRPNFSFFNTLFDIVFWPYLFIKAKR
- the LOC143148619 gene encoding uncharacterized protein LOC143148619 isoform X4, whose protein sequence is MSARSQRVVRETSATKKHVTPRVTRRKTEPKPPKVYDYDVAISKPDIPNFLGSKGNGRKLTVSGVPLRKRALKTRIRSRIMSRKNFQNRSQTLGTKSYGRRNAKTRSTSIKKSNYARNATPSSGVSDEEKDIGDKENVIGNGAVDGEHLSNSPKKNAPTDDENDTTRKAIEDKHRSTEKKLTIEKSECENTAAKSPVLEVRGSRIPRAKVVACPVHEFHTAKKVTINDKVKDTTCAKRSTTALTPDKVNWNEERTSESEMDLEIDEDQGSISSDESSPGIVDDSRVTPIVQNLKLNCPYKSSTEHELTTTNRQEDDSDLKSSSPDDCGKKKWSLRRRKYVDTSSDDPHVSSDRNNARNQKRSRIRMKVKSPTILRSKTSSLVSASQKTSSRQRPNFSFFNTLFDIVFWPYLFIKAKR
- the LOC143148619 gene encoding uncharacterized protein LOC143148619 isoform X5 — protein: MSARSQRVVRETSATKKHVTPRVTRRKTEPKPPKVYDYDVAISKPDIPNFLGSKGNGRKLTNRSQTLGTKSYGRRNAKTRSTSIKKSNYARNATPSSGVSDEEKDIGDKENVIGNGAVDGEHLSNSPKKNAPTDDENDTTRKAIEDKHRSTEKKLTIEKSECENTAAKSPVLEVRGSRIPRAKVVACPVHEFHTAKKVTINDKVKDTTCAKRSTTALTPDKVNWNEERTSESEMDLEIDEDQGSISSDESSPGIVDDSRVTPIVQNLKLNCPYKSSTEHELTTTNRQEDDSDLKSSSPDDCGKKKWLDRSLRRRKYVDTSSDDPHVSSDRNNARNQKRSRIRMKVKSPTILRSKTSSLVSASQKTSSRQRPNFSFFNTLFDIVFWPYLFIKAKR